CAGCGAGTCCTTGATCATGCTGGTTGTGGCGCCAATCGAGGCTGCGGCCTTCTTAAGCAGGGCCCGTCCGGCCACCGCCAGGCCGGCGGCGACGACCAGCGCCACGCCCGCGGTGATCAGGTAGGCCGCCCACGGCCAGATCCCAAGGGCGATCAGGCCCCAGACGAATGCCAGGACCAGCAGCGGCACCAGCGCGGCTATGGCGACCAGGGCGGCGACCAGCAGGGCCAGCCCCATGCCCAGGCGCGTGCCGTCCTTGGACAATTGGGCCTTGGCCAGTTCGACGGTGGTGCGGTAAAGGGCGCCGATCTGACTGAGCGCCTCGGCGATGGCGACGCCGAGCTTGTTCTTGGCCATTGTCAACCCCAATCTTGTGCCTCCCGGCGCGCTCCGCCGCCGGATCGTCCTTACCCCCCCACGGGGAGACATCGCTAGATGCTCACTAGGAAGGTTAGCGCGTCACCGCCTGGGACGCGGGTTCGGCCGCCTGGCGCATCGGCCAGCGGAAGGCCGCCGACGGCGGGCAGAGACAAAGCAACGGGCGAACAGGGTATCAATCGCGCAATCCAATTGCCGAAACGGAGGAAACCGTCGACATGCCCTTAACGTAGGTTAATACGTGCGTGGGTTCCTGTTCGCCCGTTGCTGTTGTACATCATTTCTAGCACGCCGATATGGCCTCTGGCAAGCGCAAACGCCTAAAAAAGATGGGATGAAAGAAGGGCCCGAAAATGGCCAGATGAAGCCATTCAACCACTTGCCCTGGGCTGGCTCAAATCGCCGCACGGACCCGGGCAAGACTACTAAAGCTTGGCCGCCCGCAGGCGGCCGAGCCAGGTCGGTTGGAGGCGATTGGTCAGAGGCGATTGGTCAGGCGGCGTGGCCGCCAGGACCGCCTCCGCTTGTGCCGGGTGACGTCAGGCGCGTTACTGGGCCGCCCCAGCCGGACCGTCCCCGAACAGTGGGTGCGGCCCCACGCTCCACCCGAGGAAAGGCTCGGCCATCCTGACGCAGTCGCCGCGGCGGCAGGTCTCCAAATCGTCCAGCAGCCTCGCCACCACGGGCGAACTCTGGTGTTCTTCGGTGGCTGCGGCGACGGCATCGGCGGCGGGCTCTGTCGTCATCGCGAGGTAGAAGACCGACGCCTGGCCTTGTGTTGGTGGTGTTGGCTTACTCGGTTTGTGGGGTGTGGCGGCCCTACGGCGGCCCTCGGAGTCCGAGTCCTGGCCCGTCTTGGCGGGGGTCGTTCCTGGGCGCGGCGGGCTCGTGCTGGTTGCGCTGGTGGGGCGCCCGTTCGGTTGCGGCTTGGGCGGCATGCTCGGCGGCGCATCCAAGATCGGCGCCACGGGCGACCGGAGAGGCCTGGCCAGCCGGACGGCATCGTCCATATGCGGCGCCTTTCGCCGTCAACCGCACCGAGAACCGGCGCGGCTGGACCAGCTTCGGGGCGTCAATCGTCTCTATGCGGCTGCGAGCCAATTGGAAAGGCCCCCGGGGCTCGGCCAGCGCCTCGTCCAAGCGCCGCTCGAAATCCGCCAAA
The Bifidobacteriaceae bacterium DNA segment above includes these coding regions:
- a CDS encoding nucleotidyl transferase AbiEii/AbiGii toxin family protein, whose translation is MFLVKGGVYIEFHFGLKARATRDVDTLFRGGLADFERRLDEALAEPRGPFQLARSRIETIDAPKLVQPRRFSVRLTAKGAAYGRCRPAGQASPVARGADLGCAAEHAAQAATERAPHQRNQHEPAAPRNDPRQDGPGLGLRGPP
- a CDS encoding phage holin family protein; the protein is MAKNKLGVAIAEALSQIGALYRTTVELAKAQLSKDGTRLGMGLALLVAALVAIAALVPLLVLAFVWGLIALGIWPWAAYLITAGVALVVAAGLAVAGRALLKKAAASIGATTSMIKDSLGTLKGEPGGNVDGTARPTWATEPSAKPPTGATEA